In Tubulanus polymorphus chromosome 2, tnTubPoly1.2, whole genome shotgun sequence, a single window of DNA contains:
- the LOC141900574 gene encoding uncharacterized protein LOC141900574 isoform X6 has protein sequence METPHQEPCCRHVCPKCFKLKSGRESELSNYSDTSSQDSYEDTKRSNRGANFHVLQAAEEHGRQIATIRNRNLELERQKEDIRRRLEELANRDFKDLESYRTNKVIEDLQDQEKKNSKILVDLKNQMESLSARDNRLKTYPMFPAGSLLAEISALRQAYVDGGGNDPIVLAQLAEMLYEAQNMEQLKSKRTPRRKKKREHNSLADQLIAFEMENQRLQRELLQLQAQEMQKPKETKRESQDEDKFERQMKQLQMEHLQKMQQLQQEMELVRHQLALEKYRRELDIPYTQPTQPPPPALPPRPPDAEIPQLNLLQQQGGGHNQYDNEPLYPSGYDASTGFVIFHDFILNVDAHIKAVRLIVSLYNAAQEMGDPSVLPTTFTEQQETGAGGYEGGGGGGGGSSTVAIIGAKQPVPRCPPQPDMALLIELQMAESTHAKLTTRAWSKIDVFDDQGRVNTGRWRIQLKSLPIKPELSSQEVSTMPPYGQLELYLRLVNHRDADRQSHASITTSHANSYRNPPVRFHNSRGYSPAVQPQYQQAPTPRHGRNHYEQSELVDIFKDKYDSRSQAISNSRPTRPPTTTTTTALIPKTVPPIPPSAPPRHISTPPVPIIETPQQNIETHRSNVDTAPIDDDNRLKPVEGTKDTTVGFQIIRVKNADPGEAKVRLTGYYTNTGKVAQSFTSPLTCSTTAVRSNFKYRYHNYGQQEATFHGVDVRAPIMLVVRLYLRKSRIAIDPDPGADMELGGEPPNDNKADDSEILTAWGAVPLITPQLHNKNRNGHRKFPGEWEWKDLFVNVGTKNIQLYLPPVPNPDTIPLEPHYVSKDWTRYGKADLRLHVFHNIPRPGSVTPSEVSEDEDNDSLIPPEVAWISFERKMVISEQFGPSDGFDLYIDGCRFLPDSVTITRVAGRILTRRYEMVGRDITTIVRPDSYIYNPKFEHKMEFREPNIPPSSTLLLKVYTIDRFSNKLTVVGYTALNIFVETGTEKQPSLDEGGQQVSLNEGAHQLRLYHFGPNGSDPLTEGSMRDAGVRIIPCASLLVRLIRAPIGHNGLALTGDKIPEKDWARYGLWVPRPRYSDRVYLSRKCEPTRGERMIFKAMLRRPQVSIAEAVEFLSGKKITGELKIEQFMRNQLTKLMDTTPQDQDMTFISKYDPQSGIKVAIDTAMNLPWSGFTHAVFCLNPPGAFYMGAPHASYDKPQFTSQLDLYSTNKSPTWKDGFRHFQSRSYHRYLCVIIHLQEISVSVNKENYKYGLLEQGWTAVQVFNDMYANTQIYQLPVFHGSPTQSMLKLLAREPCIEFVQRGLQNGSLKLLEGASLFVRLCDARRDEELTEKREDDVMELSTEYIPLPLYQKYTTELPGQQFIQMIPPGRETSEFTAGLAAKFKSLVYKLYEEGNLNV, from the exons ATGGAGACTCCTCACCAGGAACCCTGCTGTCGGCATGTTTGCccaaaatgttttaaattg aAATCGGGCAGAGAGAGTGAACTCTCTAATTATAGTGACACGTCTAGT CAGGATAGCTACGAAGACACAAAACGGTCAAATAGAGGTGCAAATTTCCACGTATTGCAAGCCGCAGAAGAACATGGCCGACAGATCGCGActatcagaaacagaaacctGGAACTGGAGAGGCAGAAAGAAG ATATTCGCAGACGTTTGGAAGAACTAGCCAATCGTGATTTCAAAGATCTAGAAAGTTATCGCACGAACAAAGTCATAGAAGATCTGCAGGATCAGGAGAAAAAGAACTCGAAGATTCTCGTCGATCTGAAAAACCAGATGGAATCGTTATCAGCGAG aGATAACAGGCTGAAAACTTATCCGATGTTTCCGGCGGGATCATTATTAGCTGAAATAAG TGCTCTGAGGCAGGCGTATGTAGATGGTGGCGGCAATGACCCGATCGTGCTGGCTCAGTTGGCCGAAATGTTGTACGAGGCTCAGAATATGGAACAGTTGAAATCAAAGCGAACTCCAAGACGAAAAAAGA AAAGAGAACACAATAGTTTAGCCGATCAGCTCATCGCATTTGAAATGGAAAACCAACGTTTGCAAAGAGAATTACTGCAGCTACAAGCGCAGGAGATGCAGAAACCGAAAGAAACGAAACGCGAATCGCAAGACGAAGACAAATTCGAACGACAAATGAAACAACTGCAGATGGAACATTTACAGAAGATGCAACAGTTACAGCAGGAAATGGAACTAGTTCGACATCAGCTGGCTTTAGAGAAATATCGGCGCGAGCTAGATATTCCATATACTCAACCAACACAACCT CCCCCGCCAGCCCTGCCGCCCCGCCCCCCAGATGCTGAAATACCGCAACTGAATCTTTTACAGCAACAAGGAGGTGGTCATAATCAGTACGATAATGAGCCACTCTACCCCTCAGGTTATGATGCCAG CACGGGATTTGTGATCTTCCATGACTTCATATTAAACGTAGATGCGCACATTAAAGCAGTACGATTAATCGTTAGTTTGTATAATGCTGCTCAAGAGATGGGCGATCCTTCAGTTTTACCGACAACGTTCACGGAGCAGCAAGAGACGGGTGCAGGAGGATATgaaggaggaggaggaggaggtggAGGCAGTTCTACCGTAGCTATCATCGGTGCCAAACAACCCGTACCTAG GTGTCCTCCACAGCCGGATATGGCCTTGCTGATTGAGTTGCAGATGGCTGAAAGCACTCACGCCAAACTCACGACGAGAGCTTGGTCGAAAATTGACGTATTTGACGACCAGGGAAGAGTTAATACCGGCCGGTGGAGAATACAGCTGAAAAGTTTACCAATTAAACCGGAGCTTTCGTCGCAAGAAGTTAGCACGATGCCACCT TACGGTCAGTTGGAGCTTTATTTGCGTTTGGTGAATCATCGCGATGCAGATCGACAATCTCATGCATCTATTACTACTTCGCATGCTAACAGTTATAGGAATCCTCCTGTT CGTTTCCACAATAGCCGAGGCTATTCACCTGCAGTCCAACCTCAGTATCAACAAGCTCCGACACCTAGACAT GGAAGAAATCATTATGAGCAGAGCGAACTAGTTGATATCTTTAAAGACAAATATGATAGTAGAAGCCAG GCCATTAGTAATTCTCGGCCAACTCGTCCTCCTACTACTACTACCACCACTGCCCTGATCCCGAAAACCGTTCCACCTATACCACCATCCGCCCCACCCAGACATATTTCTACACCTCCTGTGCCAATTATTGAAACGCCTCAACAAAATATCGAGACTCATCGATCTAATGTGGATACTGCACCTATTGACGATGATAACAG ACTCAAGCCGGTGGAAGGCACAAAGGATACCACAGTAGGATTTCAAATTATTAGAGTAAAGAATGCAGACCCAGGAGAAGCAAAAGTTCGACTCACCGGTTACTACACTAACACCGGAAAG GTTGCTCAATCTTTTACTAGTCCATTAACATGTAGCACGACGGCTGTGCGTTCGAACTTCAAATATCGTTACCACAATTACGGCCAACAAGAAGCAACGTTTCACGGTGTTGATGTACGCGCTCCAATCATGCTTGTAGTTAGATTGTATTTACGTAAATCACGAATAGCCATCGACCCCGATCCGGGAGCAGACATGGAATTAGGCGGAGAGCCGCCTAATGATAATAAAGCTGATGATTCTGAAATATTGACTGCTTGGGGAGCAGTTCCACTCATAACTCCACAATTGCACAACAAAAACC gCAATGGACACCGAAAGTTTCCTGGTGAATGGGAATGGAAGGATTTATTTGTGAACGTCGGTACGAAAAACATTCAACTGTACTTGCCTCCTGTTCCAAATCCGGATACGATCCCACTCGAGCCGCATTATGTGTCGAAAGACTGGACAAGATATGGAAAAGCAGATCTTCGATTGCATGTATTCCATAATATACCGCGACCGGGTTCGGTGACACCCAGTGAAGTGTCCGAAGATGAGGACAATGACTCATTGATACCACCAGAG GTGGCTTggatatcatttgaaagaaagATGGTAATCAGTGAACAGTTTGGTCCATCAGACggatttgatttatatattgacgGTTGTCGATTCCTACCTGACTCTGTCACTATTACGCGG GTAGCTGGGCGAATTCTGACGCGAAGATATGAGATGGTTGGAAGAGATATAACGACTATAGTCCGTCCAGATAGTTATATATACAACCCAAAATTTGAACATAAAATGGAATTCCGTGAACCAAATATTCCTCCATCTTCAACTCTATTACTTAAA GTTTACACGATAGatagattttcaaataaactcaCGGTTGTTGGATACACAGCGCTGAACATATTCGTTGAAACTGGTACAGAAAAACAACCATCTCTCGATGAAGGTGGACAACAG GTTTCACTAAATGAAGGAGCTCACCAGTTACGATTGTATCATTTTGGTCCGAATGGTTCAGATCCATTAACTGAGGGATCGATGAGAGATGCCGGAGTTCGAATTATCCCGTGTGCTTCATTACTCGTTAGACTTATACGAGCTCCAATTGGTCACAATGGTCTGGCTTTGACT GGTGATAAAATTCCTGAGAAAGATTGGGCGAGGTATGGACTTTGGGTGCCACGTCCACGGTATTCCGACCGTGTATATCTGTCACGCAAATGCGAACCAACCAGAGGCGAGCGGATGATATTCAAAGCGATGTTACGGCGACCTCAAGTATCGATTGCTGAGGCGGTCGAATTTTTGTCGGGGAAGAAAATAACGGGTGAACTGAAAATCGAACAGTTCATGAGG AATCAGTTGACCAAACTGATGGATACAACACCCCAAGATCAAGACAtgacattcatttcaaaatatgaccCTCAATCGGGTATCAAAGTTGCGATTGATACGGCCATGAATTTACCATGGAGCGGTTTTACTCATGCTGTCTTCTGTTTGAATCCACCTGGAGCATTTTACATG GGAGCGCCTCACGCTTCATATGACAAACCACAATTCACCTCGCAGCTGGATCTTTACAGCACAAACAAGTCACCAACGTGGAAAGATGGATTCAGG cattttcaaagTCGATCGTATCATCGTTATTTGTGTGTGATAATACATCTACAGGAGATCAGCGTCTCTGTGAATAAAGAAAACTACAAATACGGTTTACTTGAACAG GGTTGGACAGCAGTTCAAGTGTTCAATGATATGTACGCTAATACACAAATCTATCAGTTACCAGTATTTCATGGCTCTCCTACTCAGAGCATGCTTAAACTTTTAGCTCGCGAACCGTGTATAGAGTTTGTACAACGAGGACTACAAAATGGCTCG TTAAAACTGCTGGAAGGAGCTTCGTTGTTTGTGCGATTATGTGATGCTAGACGAGATGAAGAACTTACTGAAAAAAGAGAGGATGACGTT ATGGAATTGTCAACCGAATATATCCCACTTCCcttgtatcaaaaatacaccACGGAACTACCTGGTCAACAGTTCATACAGATGATACCTCCTGGTAGAGAAACCTCTGAATTTACCGCTGGTCTTGCTGCCAAATTCAAAAGT TTGGTATACAAGTTATACGAAGAAGGAAACTTAAATGTATGA
- the LOC141900574 gene encoding uncharacterized protein LOC141900574 isoform X7 — protein METPHQEPCCRHVCPKCFKLKSGRESELSNYSDTSSDSYEDTKRSNRGANFHVLQAAEEHGRQIATIRNRNLELERQKEDIRRRLEELANRDFKDLESYRTNKVIEDLQDQEKKNSKILVDLKNQMESLSARDNRLKTYPMFPAGSLLAEISALRQAYVDGGGNDPIVLAQLAEMLYEAQNMEQLKSKRTPRRKKKREHNSLADQLIAFEMENQRLQRELLQLQAQEMQKPKETKRESQDEDKFERQMKQLQMEHLQKMQQLQQEMELVRHQLALEKYRRELDIPYTQPTQPPPPALPPRPPDAEIPQLNLLQQQGGGHNQYDNEPLYPSGYDASTGFVIFHDFILNVDAHIKAVRLIVSLYNAAQEMGDPSVLPTTFTEQQETGAGGYEGGGGGGGGSSTVAIIGAKQPVPRCPPQPDMALLIELQMAESTHAKLTTRAWSKIDVFDDQGRVNTGRWRIQLKSLPIKPELSSQEVSTMPPYGQLELYLRLVNHRDADRQSHASITTSHANSYRNPPVRFHNSRGYSPAVQPQYQQAPTPRHGRNHYEQSELVDIFKDKYDSRSQAISNSRPTRPPTTTTTTALIPKTVPPIPPSAPPRHISTPPVPIIETPQQNIETHRSNVDTAPIDDDNRLKPVEGTKDTTVGFQIIRVKNADPGEAKVRLTGYYTNTGKVAQSFTSPLTCSTTAVRSNFKYRYHNYGQQEATFHGVDVRAPIMLVVRLYLRKSRIAIDPDPGADMELGGEPPNDNKADDSEILTAWGAVPLITPQLHNKNRNGHRKFPGEWEWKDLFVNVGTKNIQLYLPPVPNPDTIPLEPHYVSKDWTRYGKADLRLHVFHNIPRPGSVTPSEVSEDEDNDSLIPPEVAWISFERKMVISEQFGPSDGFDLYIDGCRFLPDSVTITRVAGRILTRRYEMVGRDITTIVRPDSYIYNPKFEHKMEFREPNIPPSSTLLLKVYTIDRFSNKLTVVGYTALNIFVETGTEKQPSLDEGGQQVSLNEGAHQLRLYHFGPNGSDPLTEGSMRDAGVRIIPCASLLVRLIRAPIGHNGLALTGDKIPEKDWARYGLWVPRPRYSDRVYLSRKCEPTRGERMIFKAMLRRPQVSIAEAVEFLSGKKITGELKIEQFMRNQLTKLMDTTPQDQDMTFISKYDPQSGIKVAIDTAMNLPWSGFTHAVFCLNPPGAFYMGAPHASYDKPQFTSQLDLYSTNKSPTWKDGFRHFQSRSYHRYLCVIIHLQEISVSVNKENYKYGLLEQGWTAVQVFNDMYANTQIYQLPVFHGSPTQSMLKLLAREPCIEFVQRGLQNGSLKLLEGASLFVRLCDARRDEELTEKREDDVMELSTEYIPLPLYQKYTTELPGQQFIQMIPPGRETSEFTAGLAAKFKSLVYKLYEEGNLNV, from the exons ATGGAGACTCCTCACCAGGAACCCTGCTGTCGGCATGTTTGCccaaaatgttttaaattg aAATCGGGCAGAGAGAGTGAACTCTCTAATTATAGTGACACGTCTAGT GATAGCTACGAAGACACAAAACGGTCAAATAGAGGTGCAAATTTCCACGTATTGCAAGCCGCAGAAGAACATGGCCGACAGATCGCGActatcagaaacagaaacctGGAACTGGAGAGGCAGAAAGAAG ATATTCGCAGACGTTTGGAAGAACTAGCCAATCGTGATTTCAAAGATCTAGAAAGTTATCGCACGAACAAAGTCATAGAAGATCTGCAGGATCAGGAGAAAAAGAACTCGAAGATTCTCGTCGATCTGAAAAACCAGATGGAATCGTTATCAGCGAG aGATAACAGGCTGAAAACTTATCCGATGTTTCCGGCGGGATCATTATTAGCTGAAATAAG TGCTCTGAGGCAGGCGTATGTAGATGGTGGCGGCAATGACCCGATCGTGCTGGCTCAGTTGGCCGAAATGTTGTACGAGGCTCAGAATATGGAACAGTTGAAATCAAAGCGAACTCCAAGACGAAAAAAGA AAAGAGAACACAATAGTTTAGCCGATCAGCTCATCGCATTTGAAATGGAAAACCAACGTTTGCAAAGAGAATTACTGCAGCTACAAGCGCAGGAGATGCAGAAACCGAAAGAAACGAAACGCGAATCGCAAGACGAAGACAAATTCGAACGACAAATGAAACAACTGCAGATGGAACATTTACAGAAGATGCAACAGTTACAGCAGGAAATGGAACTAGTTCGACATCAGCTGGCTTTAGAGAAATATCGGCGCGAGCTAGATATTCCATATACTCAACCAACACAACCT CCCCCGCCAGCCCTGCCGCCCCGCCCCCCAGATGCTGAAATACCGCAACTGAATCTTTTACAGCAACAAGGAGGTGGTCATAATCAGTACGATAATGAGCCACTCTACCCCTCAGGTTATGATGCCAG CACGGGATTTGTGATCTTCCATGACTTCATATTAAACGTAGATGCGCACATTAAAGCAGTACGATTAATCGTTAGTTTGTATAATGCTGCTCAAGAGATGGGCGATCCTTCAGTTTTACCGACAACGTTCACGGAGCAGCAAGAGACGGGTGCAGGAGGATATgaaggaggaggaggaggaggtggAGGCAGTTCTACCGTAGCTATCATCGGTGCCAAACAACCCGTACCTAG GTGTCCTCCACAGCCGGATATGGCCTTGCTGATTGAGTTGCAGATGGCTGAAAGCACTCACGCCAAACTCACGACGAGAGCTTGGTCGAAAATTGACGTATTTGACGACCAGGGAAGAGTTAATACCGGCCGGTGGAGAATACAGCTGAAAAGTTTACCAATTAAACCGGAGCTTTCGTCGCAAGAAGTTAGCACGATGCCACCT TACGGTCAGTTGGAGCTTTATTTGCGTTTGGTGAATCATCGCGATGCAGATCGACAATCTCATGCATCTATTACTACTTCGCATGCTAACAGTTATAGGAATCCTCCTGTT CGTTTCCACAATAGCCGAGGCTATTCACCTGCAGTCCAACCTCAGTATCAACAAGCTCCGACACCTAGACAT GGAAGAAATCATTATGAGCAGAGCGAACTAGTTGATATCTTTAAAGACAAATATGATAGTAGAAGCCAG GCCATTAGTAATTCTCGGCCAACTCGTCCTCCTACTACTACTACCACCACTGCCCTGATCCCGAAAACCGTTCCACCTATACCACCATCCGCCCCACCCAGACATATTTCTACACCTCCTGTGCCAATTATTGAAACGCCTCAACAAAATATCGAGACTCATCGATCTAATGTGGATACTGCACCTATTGACGATGATAACAG ACTCAAGCCGGTGGAAGGCACAAAGGATACCACAGTAGGATTTCAAATTATTAGAGTAAAGAATGCAGACCCAGGAGAAGCAAAAGTTCGACTCACCGGTTACTACACTAACACCGGAAAG GTTGCTCAATCTTTTACTAGTCCATTAACATGTAGCACGACGGCTGTGCGTTCGAACTTCAAATATCGTTACCACAATTACGGCCAACAAGAAGCAACGTTTCACGGTGTTGATGTACGCGCTCCAATCATGCTTGTAGTTAGATTGTATTTACGTAAATCACGAATAGCCATCGACCCCGATCCGGGAGCAGACATGGAATTAGGCGGAGAGCCGCCTAATGATAATAAAGCTGATGATTCTGAAATATTGACTGCTTGGGGAGCAGTTCCACTCATAACTCCACAATTGCACAACAAAAACC gCAATGGACACCGAAAGTTTCCTGGTGAATGGGAATGGAAGGATTTATTTGTGAACGTCGGTACGAAAAACATTCAACTGTACTTGCCTCCTGTTCCAAATCCGGATACGATCCCACTCGAGCCGCATTATGTGTCGAAAGACTGGACAAGATATGGAAAAGCAGATCTTCGATTGCATGTATTCCATAATATACCGCGACCGGGTTCGGTGACACCCAGTGAAGTGTCCGAAGATGAGGACAATGACTCATTGATACCACCAGAG GTGGCTTggatatcatttgaaagaaagATGGTAATCAGTGAACAGTTTGGTCCATCAGACggatttgatttatatattgacgGTTGTCGATTCCTACCTGACTCTGTCACTATTACGCGG GTAGCTGGGCGAATTCTGACGCGAAGATATGAGATGGTTGGAAGAGATATAACGACTATAGTCCGTCCAGATAGTTATATATACAACCCAAAATTTGAACATAAAATGGAATTCCGTGAACCAAATATTCCTCCATCTTCAACTCTATTACTTAAA GTTTACACGATAGatagattttcaaataaactcaCGGTTGTTGGATACACAGCGCTGAACATATTCGTTGAAACTGGTACAGAAAAACAACCATCTCTCGATGAAGGTGGACAACAG GTTTCACTAAATGAAGGAGCTCACCAGTTACGATTGTATCATTTTGGTCCGAATGGTTCAGATCCATTAACTGAGGGATCGATGAGAGATGCCGGAGTTCGAATTATCCCGTGTGCTTCATTACTCGTTAGACTTATACGAGCTCCAATTGGTCACAATGGTCTGGCTTTGACT GGTGATAAAATTCCTGAGAAAGATTGGGCGAGGTATGGACTTTGGGTGCCACGTCCACGGTATTCCGACCGTGTATATCTGTCACGCAAATGCGAACCAACCAGAGGCGAGCGGATGATATTCAAAGCGATGTTACGGCGACCTCAAGTATCGATTGCTGAGGCGGTCGAATTTTTGTCGGGGAAGAAAATAACGGGTGAACTGAAAATCGAACAGTTCATGAGG AATCAGTTGACCAAACTGATGGATACAACACCCCAAGATCAAGACAtgacattcatttcaaaatatgaccCTCAATCGGGTATCAAAGTTGCGATTGATACGGCCATGAATTTACCATGGAGCGGTTTTACTCATGCTGTCTTCTGTTTGAATCCACCTGGAGCATTTTACATG GGAGCGCCTCACGCTTCATATGACAAACCACAATTCACCTCGCAGCTGGATCTTTACAGCACAAACAAGTCACCAACGTGGAAAGATGGATTCAGG cattttcaaagTCGATCGTATCATCGTTATTTGTGTGTGATAATACATCTACAGGAGATCAGCGTCTCTGTGAATAAAGAAAACTACAAATACGGTTTACTTGAACAG GGTTGGACAGCAGTTCAAGTGTTCAATGATATGTACGCTAATACACAAATCTATCAGTTACCAGTATTTCATGGCTCTCCTACTCAGAGCATGCTTAAACTTTTAGCTCGCGAACCGTGTATAGAGTTTGTACAACGAGGACTACAAAATGGCTCG TTAAAACTGCTGGAAGGAGCTTCGTTGTTTGTGCGATTATGTGATGCTAGACGAGATGAAGAACTTACTGAAAAAAGAGAGGATGACGTT ATGGAATTGTCAACCGAATATATCCCACTTCCcttgtatcaaaaatacaccACGGAACTACCTGGTCAACAGTTCATACAGATGATACCTCCTGGTAGAGAAACCTCTGAATTTACCGCTGGTCTTGCTGCCAAATTCAAAAGT TTGGTATACAAGTTATACGAAGAAGGAAACTTAAATGTATGA